A window of Polyangia bacterium genomic DNA:
TCCATGACGAAGAAAACCGTGCCGTCGCTGGACTTGCCGAAGTCGGTGACGTTGACGATGTTCGGATGGGCGATCAGGCTGGCGGCGCGCGCCTCGCGCAGGAATCTTTTGATCGACTCTTCACGGCCGCCGTAGCCTTCGTGCAGGATTTTAACGGCCACTTCCTTGCCGATGTAGACGTGCTCGCCCCGGTAGACGACGCCCATTCCGCCGCGACCCACCAGCTCGTGAAGCTTGTACTTCCCGACCGTGGTGCCGGCGCGGGCATCGACTGGAACGGAGCGACCTGCTGCGTGCATGAGGGTAGGGCGGGCGTCAGAAACCGTCTTGGACCCAACCCTTCAATTTTGACTCTACTACAGCTTTTCGGCAGCCCTCGGCGCTTTTTTTGGGCGCGCTGTGGGCTTCCGTAGGCGCGGTCGCACACTGTAGAGTCAGCGCCCCATGAGAGCTGACGGCCGAAGTCCAGGAGATCTGCGACCCATCACCATCACGCCCGATTTCAATCGGTACGCAGAAGGGTCGGTGCTGATCGCTTTTGGCGAGACACGCGTCATCTGCACCGCCTCGGTCGAGGAGAAGGTGCCAAATTTCTTGGAAGGTCAGGGCAAGGGATGGATCACCGCCGAGTACGCCATGCTGCCGCGATCGACTCATACCCGATCGGGCCGCAACCCGGGCGGGCGCGGGCAGGAGATTCAACGGTTGATCGGCCGCGCGCTGCGGGCGGCGGTGGACACGCGCGCGCTGGGGCAGCGGCAAATCACCGTCGACTGCGACGTCATTCAGGCTGACGGCGGCACGCGCACGGCGGCCATCACTGGCGGATGGGTGGCCCTGGCGTTGGCCACGCGGCGGTTGCAGGCCGCCGAAAAAATAAAGAAGGATCCGATCAAGATGGCGGTGGCGGCGATCTCGGCCGGCATCGTCGACGGCGAGGCGCGGTTGGATCTGCCGTATGTCGAAGACTCCGCGGCCGAGGTGGATTGCAACTTCGTGATGACCGAGACCGGTCGCTTCGTGGAGATTCAAGGCACCGCCGAGAAAGATTCGTTCAGCGCGGAGGACTACGCAAAGTTGGTGGGGCTGGCGTCGCACGGAATGAAGACGCTGTTCGCTTTGCAGCGCGAGGCGCTGACGCGGGCCAAGTAGGCGCCGCCGAGGGAGCGAGACGCGCATGAAGATCGTCGTCGCCACCCGCAACCGCGGCAAGCTGGTGGAGATCGTGAAGCTGCTGGGCGAGTTGTCCGCTGGACCCGCGTTCGAGCTGGTGACGATCGACGAGGTGGCGCCCGGCGCGGTGTTGCGGGAGGACCGGGACACCTTCGAGGGCAACGCCCTGGCCAAGGCCCGGCAAGCGGCGGACGCGACGGGGCTGGCTGCCATCGCCGACGACTCAGGTCTGGAAGTGGACGTGCTGGGCGGCGCGCCCGGCGTGTGGTCCGCGCGGTACGCCGGCGAGCCGAGCGACGACGGCCGCAACAACGCCAAGCTGTTGCAGGCCCTGACCGGCGTGCCGGCGGCTCAGCGCCGCGGGCGTTATCGATGCGTGGCCGCGTTTGTCGATCGCGTTCGCGGGATGGAAATCACCGAGGCGGGCGCCTGCGAAGGAATCATCTTGGAGGCCGCTTGTGGTGACGGCGGCTTTGGATACGACCCGCTGTTTCTGGTGCCGAGTTTGAGCAAGACCATGGCCGAACTGCCGCTGCAAACGAAGAACGAGATCTCGCACCGAGCGGCCGCGTTTCGCGCGCTGGCCGCGCGTCTCGGTGGTGCGCGATAGTCCTTTCGCCGCCAGAAAATTTTCTTTATCATGCGACCATCGTGCGGCGCGGCTCGCGGACAGTGGCGGACCTTCCCACCTTGCGAGCCTTGGTCGGTGACATCTCCGCCGGCATCCGGGTCCTGCAATCCCGCGACGGCGTCGAGCTGTCCGACGCGCAAATCCTGGAACGCGCCAGCAACATCGTCACCGGCCTGATGGGCAACTACCGCATCGTCTCGCTCGACAACCGCCCCGCCCGTCCCGCGCCGCCCGGCGAGCAGCTCGATCTCCTCGAGCCGGCCCCGCCAACCGCTCGCGCCTAGCACCTGCGGGCGTGCGTCGCGCGCCTCCGCTGTGTAAGATGTGCGCCGTTTCAACGGGGCGTAGCGCAGCCTGGTAGCGCGCCTGCTTTGGGAGCAGGATGCCGGAGGTTCGAATCCTCTCGCCCCGACCAAGCTCAAGTCTGCGCGGATCCTTTCCAGCGGTTGGGCGCCGGGTCGACGGTGGATGGCCTTTTGGGGGGTGGGTAGTAACCGGGTAACAAACGGAGCCGCGGAGCGCGCGTGCGCGCGCGTATCGGCGGGCAGCGGCGGCTCCTGGGCACGCCTGCCGCGATCGAAATTCGGGACTCCTGCGCGGGCTGTGGCGGGGACGTGGCCGGTTCCGCCGGCGCCGGCCCGAAGCTGAGGCGCTCGATCTCTTTCTTCAGGTAGTGCGTCGCCAGGTGGCCGTAGAACTCGGTCGTGGTGCGCGGGTCCAGGTGCCCATGATGCGCTGGACCGCCCGCTA
This region includes:
- the rdgB gene encoding RdgB/HAM1 family non-canonical purine NTP pyrophosphatase: MKIVVATRNRGKLVEIVKLLGELSAGPAFELVTIDEVAPGAVLREDRDTFEGNALAKARQAADATGLAAIADDSGLEVDVLGGAPGVWSARYAGEPSDDGRNNAKLLQALTGVPAAQRRGRYRCVAAFVDRVRGMEITEAGACEGIILEAACGDGGFGYDPLFLVPSLSKTMAELPLQTKNEISHRAAAFRALAARLGGAR
- the rph gene encoding ribonuclease PH, with amino-acid sequence MRADGRSPGDLRPITITPDFNRYAEGSVLIAFGETRVICTASVEEKVPNFLEGQGKGWITAEYAMLPRSTHTRSGRNPGGRGQEIQRLIGRALRAAVDTRALGQRQITVDCDVIQADGGTRTAAITGGWVALALATRRLQAAEKIKKDPIKMAVAAISAGIVDGEARLDLPYVEDSAAEVDCNFVMTETGRFVEIQGTAEKDSFSAEDYAKLVGLASHGMKTLFALQREALTRAK